One window from the genome of Myxocyprinus asiaticus isolate MX2 ecotype Aquarium Trade chromosome 30, UBuf_Myxa_2, whole genome shotgun sequence encodes:
- the LOC127420880 gene encoding ras-related GTP-binding protein C-like yields the protein MSIEYEEQLAGSLVDSFPKDFGYGVENMDMMQENLENSPSSDNKPRILLMGLRRSGKSSIQKVVFHKMSPNETLFLESTNKIYKDDISSSSFVNFHIWDFPGQVDFFDPTFDYEMIFRGTGALIFVIDAQDDYVEALGRLHLTVSRAFRVNPEINFEVFIHKVDGLSDDHKIETQRDIHQRANDDLADASLEKLHLSFYLTSIYDHSIFEAFSKVVQKLIPQLPTLENLLNIFISNSGIEKAFLFDVVSKIYIATDSSPVDMQSYELCCDMIDVVIDVSCIYGLKDESNSNAYDKESLAIIKLNNTTVLYLKEVTKFLALVCILREESFERKGLIDYNFHCFRKAIHEVFEVSSSSQRMGAAVQSSPPICSSNGLSRLKSAALNGTPRSLV from the exons ATGTCGATTGAGTACGAGGAGCAGCTAGCCGGAAGCCTGGTGGACTCTTTCCCGAAAGATTTCGGCTACGGTGTGGAAAACATGGACATGATGCAGGAGAACCTAGAGAACTCTCCGTCTTCCGACAATAAACCCAGAATACTGCTCATGGGACTGAGGCGCAGTGGAAAATCTTCAATACAGAAG GTGGTGTTTCATAAAATGTCTCCCAACGAGACGCTGTTCCTGGAGAGCACTAACAAGATCTACAAGGACGACATCTCCAGCAGTTCCTTCGTGAACTTTCACATATGGGACTTTCCGGGACAGGTGGACTTTTTCGACCCGACCTTCGATTACGAGATGATTTTCAGGGGCACCGGTGCTTTGATTTTCGTCATTGATGCTCAG GATGACTATGTTGAGGCATTAGGGCGGCTTCATCTGACGGTGTCGCGGGCGTTCAGGGTGAATCCAGAGATCAATTTCGAGGTGTTCATACACAAGGTGGACGGTTTATCAGATGATCATAAGATAGAGACACAGAGAGACATTCATCAGAGAGCTAATGATGATCTAGCCGATGCCAGCTTGGAAAAGCTTCACCTTAG TTTCTATCTCACCAGCATCTATGATCACTCTATATTTGAGGCCTTCAGTAAAGTGGTCCAAAAACTCATCCCTCAACTGCCCACACTAGAAAACCTCCTCAACATATTTATTTCT AATTCCGGGATTGAGAAAGCATTCCTGTTCGACGTAGTGAGTAAGATCTACATCGCCACAGACAGTTCACCAGTGGACATGCAATCGTATGAGCTCTGCTGTGACATGATCGATGTCGTCATTGATGTCTCTTGTATTTACGG CCTGAAAGATGAGAGCAACAGCAACGCTTACGATAAGGAGTCTCTGGCCATTATAAAGCTGAATAACACCACAGTGCTTTACTTGAAGGAGGTCACCAAGTTCCTGGCGCTTGTCTGTATTCTAAGAGAAGAGAGCTTCGAGAGGAAAG GTTTGATAGACTACAACTTCCATTGCTTTCGGAAGGCCATCCATGAGGTATTCGAGGTGAGCAGCTCCTCCCAGAGGATGGGAGCGGCGGTGCAGTCCAGCCCCCCTATTTGCAGCAGCAACGGTCTGAGCCGGCTCAAATCTGCAGCTCTGAACGGTACACCCAGAAGCCTCGTTTAA